From the genome of Pelosinus fermentans DSM 17108:
ACGAATAAACGCGTCCACTTCATCTCGCCAAGGCAATGATGGCTGGGCTCCGGCCTTCGTCACTGCTATAGCCGCTACAGCTGCTGCAAATTTTGCACTTTCCAGTACTGTTTTCCCCTCTGCTAAGGCAGTAGCTAATGCGCCGACATAGGCATCTCCAGCAGCAGTCGTATCTACTGCGTCTACCTTATAGGGGAGTATCTGCTGCTTCTGTTCTACGGTACAGCATAAGGCCCCTTTATTCCCTAACGTAATAATGACGGCTGCTGCGCCCCTGTCTAACAGTATTTGTGCCGCTTCATCTTCTGCGCCAGCTTTTCCGCCCGTAAGCACTGATGCTTCGGTCTCATTGGGAATCAGAATATCGATCGTGGATAAGAGTTCCTCTGAAATCAAACGGGCTGGTGCAGGATTCAAAATGGTAGTCCATCCTTTCCCCCTGGCAGCCTTAATTGTATATTCCACGATTGTTTCTGGTATTTCATTCTGTACAAGAAGAATTCCAGGCACTTCTGCCGCTTCCAATGCTGAATCTATGTCTTGCTGGCAGCATGCGTAATTAGCTCCCGGCACTACCACGATGGAATTGGCTCCCCTTTGATCCACTGTAATTAATGCTGTACCAGTAGAAGTTTCAGCTGAAGCTATATAGGAAGTAGCTACTCCGCTTTGTGAAAGACTGCACCGTAACCTTTCACCAAATTCATCCCGTCCGACAGCTCCTACCATTGTTACCTTCGATCCCAATTTAGCCGCAGTCACCGCTTGGTTCCCGCCCTTGCCGCCAGGAAAGGTTGTAAACGTTTTCCCGAAAATAGTTTCACCCTTTTGGGGCAGCTCCGCAACGGTTACCACTAAATCCATATTTAGGCTGCCCACAACCAGTATTGGTTTTGTCAATGTGCTCATTTTGATTCCTCCAAACCACCTGAAGATTGACGAATCATCAGTTCAGGTACAAATATCTTTTCATACGAACTGCTTCGTTCACCTGTAATATGCTCTACCAAAAGCTTTATCGCATATTGTCCCATCTCATATACAGGCTGCCGAATCGTAGTTAATAACGGTTTATACCATGTCGCCAATCGTATATCATCAAAACCAACAACGGCTACATCCTCTGGTACCCGGATGCCATACTTGTTCAAACATTCAATTGCACCGATGGCCATGATATCATTCGATGCAAAAATAGCATCGAATTGGTGGCGGCTCAATAACAGATTCTCCGCTGCAGCATAACCGCTCTCATAGGTAAAGGCACCAATAAACGCCAACTTTTTGTCATACTGAATGCTATAGTGAAGAAGGGCATCCTGATAACCACTTGCCCGATCAGCTCCTGAAGAAAGTTTTGGAGATCCGCTAATAAAGGCAATCCGCCGCTTACCTTTCTCAATTAAATGCTTGGTAGCCATAAAGGCCCCTAAACGATTATCCGTACTAACACCACTGGCCTTCATTCCCTCTACTCTCCGATCCAGCAAAACA
Proteins encoded in this window:
- the rbsK gene encoding ribokinase, yielding MSTLTKPILVVGSLNMDLVVTVAELPQKGETIFGKTFTTFPGGKGGNQAVTAAKLGSKVTMVGAVGRDEFGERLRCSLSQSGVATSYIASAETSTGTALITVDQRGANSIVVVPGANYACCQQDIDSALEAAEVPGILLVQNEIPETIVEYTIKAARGKGWTTILNPAPARLISEELLSTIDILIPNETEASVLTGGKAGAEDEAAQILLDRGAAAVIITLGNKGALCCTVEQKQQILPYKVDAVDTTAAGDAYVGALATALAEGKTVLESAKFAAAVAAIAVTKAGAQPSLPWRDEVDAFIRKQGGQQ
- a CDS encoding LacI family DNA-binding transcriptional regulator — its product is MAYDKENIRNVTIKDVAKRAEVSIATVSRILNGKDRVSPLLAERVLLAAKELQYQPNDVARALKIKESRSIGLIIPDIENPFFPALVRGVQDAAKIHNYAVILCNTDGKTDEEKKYIQFLYSKRVDGIAFTESVDNKKNIALLDSLGIPVVLLDRRVEGMKASGVSTDNRLGAFMATKHLIEKGKRRIAFISGSPKLSSGADRASGYQDALLHYSIQYDKKLAFIGAFTYESGYAAAENLLLSRHQFDAIFASNDIMAIGAIECLNKYGIRVPEDVAVVGFDDIRLATWYKPLLTTIRQPVYEMGQYAIKLLVEHITGERSSSYEKIFVPELMIRQSSGGLEESK